The window TATTCTCATGAACAATAACGCCGCCGCCGGGCAGCTGGTTTTTCATGCTCATTTTCATCTCATCCCTCGTTTTAAAAATGATGGATTTAAGCTTTGGAAACAAAGTGAATATGATAATATGGATGAAGCTTCGGCTCTTGCCCAAAAGATAGAAAAGATGATAAGATCAGTAAATTGATAGTTAATTTATCCTAGAGATATCGTTTTAGCTAGTATCGCTGCTGTAGGAATACAGTGGACAACTTAAAAACCGCCGCCCCTGACCACACAGGGCCGGGGATACCGGAGGAGAGGAAATGGCTAACGGAAACACTCTTACTAAAGCCAGTGTAGTTGATTACATCTATGAGAAAACCGATCGGAATAGAGCGGAAATCAAAGATCTGGTTGAAAGCATCCTTGACATTATGAAACAGGCTATCAAAAGCGACCATGCAATGCTGGTCAGCGGTTTTGGAAAGTTTGAAGCTTATGACAAGAATGCAAGAAAAGGGCGCAACCCTCAGACGAATGAATCAATAACCTTGCCGGCGCGCAAAGTTGTTGTTTTCAGACTTTCCCGCAAGTTCAGGTCAGAACTTAACTAGCAACCGTTTTTTCAGCTGCTGGTAGGCGGTCTTGCCTCTTACAATTGAATAAGGGTCCCGAACTAATAATTCGGGCCCCTTAACTTGTTGCTTTTTCTATTCAGTAACGATGAATAAGTCTGAAAATTCATTTCTAAGAGAATTCAAAGCCTCTTCTGCTGCGTTAAGTGAAGCAAAATGTCCTGCCTGAACTCTTATATACGTTGCACCGTTCACAGTGACTTCCATCATTCTTGATTCATTGTAGCCTTCCTTGCGAAGACTTTCCAGAATGGACTCAGCGCGGTCCTGTTCAGTAAACGAACCAACTTGAATGAAGTAGCTTGCATTCTGTGCAGGTGTTTCTGTCATAAAAATATCAGCAACTGCAGGTTCAGCCAGCAACGTTTCTTCCCGCACCGCGGAAGCAAGAGGAGCCGCTGTTGAGGCTACTATTTCAGACGCGTTCATCGGTTCCGCATTAACATCATTAATGGAGCGGAGTTCTACGCTGGTAATCCCTTTATTGCTGATTCCGAGTTTTGATGCGGCTGCGTAGGAAAGGTCTATAATTCTTCTGTCCGGGTCGGCAAACGGACCGCGGTCATTAACGCGTACAATAACTTTTTTGCCGGTTTGAAGGTCGGTAACTTCCACCATGCTGCCCATCGGCAGAGTTCGGTGCGCTGCGGTCATTGCATACATATTGTAAGTTTCACCGTTGGCGGTAGTGCGACCATGAAAATCATCTCCATACCATGAGGCAAGCCCGACAGCTTTATATCCCTTGGAAGTGAGGTGCGGTACGTAAGTTCGTCCGTCAATCGTGTAAGGATCAATTTTCAGCACTGGATTAACTCTGTTCGGAGTATCCCTGTGCACAATTTTAGGTTGTGACAGCGGCCGTGAAGAGTGGATTATCTTTTTAGCACAACCTGCTGTGAAAAGAAGCAGTACCGCAGAAAAGCAGACTATAAAATTTTTCATTTGATCCTCCGGAAAAGAAAAAAAGTTATTTCCAATGTACAGCTTAGCTTATCTTATTCAGGACAAAGGTTTATGTTTCATAATTGCTGTATCTACTTAAGTCCAGCCTGACAGGCTGCAAAAGTTTAAGTTTATATTATTGTGTGGCTATAAAACAGAGAAACCCGGTTTCCGTTTAACGGAAACCGGGTTTTACCAACAGAATAAAAGCTATCTTCGAATTAGAGATAACCGAGAGCTGCTTTCATTTCGCCTGGGACAACTGCGTCCTGCTTAGGCTCAAGAGCTTTCCAAGAAGCACCTGCTTCTTTGCGAGCTGCTTTAACTTCATCAAGGCTGTAACCAGTGCGGGGAACTTCAAGAGTCTGTCCTGCATAAATCAGGTCAGGGTTCTTGATCTGATCTCTGTTTGCTTTATAGATGAGCGGCCACATGAAAGGATCATTGTAAACCTGCTGGTATTCAGCGATCCACCAAAGGCATTCACCTTTTGTAACAACATGAGAAGTAGGAAGCTTACTGTATTCAGCTTCATAAATTTCCATTGGAGTCGGAGGCACTGCTTGATCCTCAGTAACTACAACTTCAGTTTCCTCAACTACAACAACATCATCCTGGGCAACCTGTTTTTTAGCACAGCCTACTGACAACATCAGGCAAACAACTGCGGCTAGCAAAATAAGTTTTTTCATTTTTAGAGGCCTCCTCTACATGATAGAAATTTAAACACGTTTTCTTTAATTTCAATTGAGTTAAACTTTAACTCTTTTTGTCCAATTATCAACTATTTCTTTTTCTTGCAATACATTGTGATTTTTTGGGTTTAATTTATATGCCTGTTTTGTTGCGTCAATCGCTTTTTCCATCCATCCGCCGAGTCTTAAGCTTCTTGCAGCAAGAACATAAAGCATTTCAGGCTCTTCTGCATAAATTGTTTCTACAAGGTAATCGTATTCGTCGCGGAAAACCTCTCTTATAAGATGATTTTGTGAGTAAATCAGTCTTCCTAACAATGCATTTTCTTTATGATCTTTAAGAAATATAGGCAAAAGTTTTCTGCATCTGGCTATAATAAATCTGATGCGGCTGATTTCACGCTCCATACTTTCTTCAGTTTGTTCAACAACTTGAACAAAATCCTGTCCGATTGAAGATTCAGGCAGAGCAATATCTTTTCCTCTCAGGTTGGAAAAAAGAGGAGCATAGTTTAAATTTTGATAAGAATCCTCTCTGAGCTTGAAGGCTTCGTGGAAAATATATCCCAGCCCCCAATCCAGAAACCTGCCGGACAGCGGATCTTCAGGCGTATTGCGGAAAAGTAGATGGGCAGTGTCTTTGAGCCGCCAAAGAAGACCTTTATTCATTGCTGTTCCGATCAAAT is drawn from Desulfovibrio gilichinskyi and contains these coding sequences:
- a CDS encoding integration host factor subunit alpha, with the translated sequence MANGNTLTKASVVDYIYEKTDRNRAEIKDLVESILDIMKQAIKSDHAMLVSGFGKFEAYDKNARKGRNPQTNESITLPARKVVVFRLSRKFRSELN
- a CDS encoding LysM peptidoglycan-binding domain-containing protein; protein product: MKKLILLAAVVCLMLSVGCAKKQVAQDDVVVVEETEVVVTEDQAVPPTPMEIYEAEYSKLPTSHVVTKGECLWWIAEYQQVYNDPFMWPLIYKANRDQIKNPDLIYAGQTLEVPRTGYSLDEVKAARKEAGASWKALEPKQDAVVPGEMKAALGYL
- a CDS encoding septal ring lytic transglycosylase RlpA family protein → MKNFIVCFSAVLLLFTAGCAKKIIHSSRPLSQPKIVHRDTPNRVNPVLKIDPYTIDGRTYVPHLTSKGYKAVGLASWYGDDFHGRTTANGETYNMYAMTAAHRTLPMGSMVEVTDLQTGKKVIVRVNDRGPFADPDRRIIDLSYAAASKLGISNKGITSVELRSINDVNAEPMNASEIVASTAAPLASAVREETLLAEPAVADIFMTETPAQNASYFIQVGSFTEQDRAESILESLRKEGYNESRMMEVTVNGATYIRVQAGHFASLNAAEEALNSLRNEFSDLFIVTE